A segment of the Fibrobacter succinogenes subsp. succinogenes S85 genome:
TCAAAGTGGTCTTTTGCCACGTTCACAATCGTTGTCGCCTGCAAGCCGTGCATTTCCTTTTGAGCAATATTTGCAAACAAGCTCACCTGCGTACCCAACATGTAATCCTTCGTACGAGCGACGAACAAGCCCAACTGCAAGCCCTTACGCGGATCGCTATCCGTATCCACGAAGTTAAACGTCGTACGGAACTTACCGTTATGATCCAAAGAATCAAGCGAACATGCAATCGTATCGCCGCCCGGGCAACTTCTATTGCCGCCAATTTCACCACGGAACACCGTCTGTTCAGCCATAACACTCTTGAAGTTGCCCATCGAAATCTTTTCGCGCTTGCCGTTCACAAGAGCAACAGTTGCGCCCATGTAATCGGTTTTCTGCTGGAGATTCACCGTGTAATTCCCTGCCGGGAGGCCAAGGCTCATCGCATGACCTTGCTTTTTATTGAGTTCCGCCACGAGTTCGCCATCGGCATCGCGAATGTAAAGTCGACCGCCAACGCTTTCGTCCAAATCGAGGCCTGCGCTTGTCGCACGCAAATCGGTCATCACCACGTCACCCGTACCCGCAAGGTTCATATCACGGCTCGGATGCTGTGCGCCACCCAGCGTCGTTTCCGTCTTTTGCAATGTTTCATTGAACGCGAACTGGTACGCTTCCGAGAGCGTCACACGGCCATCGCTACTCAAGTCGCCTGCGCCACGGAGACCGCTCACAAGCGAGTGCGTAAAGAACGAGCCCTTGAGTTTATCGCTTTCCTGGCTAGATTCATCTTGCGTACTGCTCGTGATAAACGCATAGCCCTTCATGTCGCTGCTCTGATCGACCATAAAAGCAGGCACCGCCTTACCACCTTTCACGCGGGTAATTGCACCAGAACCGCAAGCATCAATCACAGCAATTTTCACATCGGCACTGAGCGCGTCAATGCGATTACGCAAGTCCTTCCAGGCGTAAGTTTCTTCGCCCAGGCGGAGGCCCTTTTCGTCGGCGTGACCACTGTAATAGACAAGCACTTCGTCACGACCGTTAGACGCCTTGTCCTGCAAAATTTTTGCATCGAGATTCGCAAATTCCTTTTGCAAAGCAACAACAGAAGGCTCCTTCACGAGAATCACGTTCTGCGGGAGCACGCCACCCATTTCCTTAAGCACCTTGGCAAACGAACGGGCATCACTTTCCGCATAGCGAAGCATCGGACGGCCTGCACCACCGTTATTGGCACTCACGGCCACTACGTAGCGATTGATACGGCCCGATTCTGTTGCAGCATCGGCATTAGAAGCCAAAAAGAGCAAAACAAAAAGAAATGCAAAAGACAAACCAGACAACACCCCAAAAGCCTTATTCGAAATCATAAACATTATTTACCCGCCTTCTTGAGAGTAAAACCAATCACCTTCACGTCGCTTCTCTTAAGCAACTTATCGACATCATTTTCTTCAACCGCAAACTCCTTGGGAGAAGTCACGAAGAAGAATTTTTCAAAGTACGGAGCATCGTCAAGCTTGTACGCAAACGGGAGCGAATTCATCTTGCCCGGAGCAAGTTCAATCGCCTTCACGCCATCGCCCATGTGGAGAGTCAGAGCGCCATTGCCGTCCATGCTAAAAAGGAGTCCAAAGCATTTTTCAGGAACGGCATAGCGCAACTGGATTTCATCGCCTTCGCCGACAGAATCAAGATCGTTCAGCTGGACAATCCCGGCAGGAGTCTTTTTCCATACTTCCATGCGGGCGTCAAGTCCCTTGATTCGCGTATCAGACTGGGTTTCGGCAAGAGCAACCTGCGTGTTTTGCGAACCATTGACTGTTGCAACATCGCCACCCACGCGTTCATTCATCACGGAAGTTTCGCGCTGGGCAAAGAACGCCACCAACGCAATCGCAAAAACGAACATCGCCGCAGCCGCAAATTTCACGAGCGTAAAGCGCACCGCATTTTTCGCAGCAATTTTCGCGGCATTCCCGGCGGCACCCGTTCCAAGATTCGCGGCAAGCGTTTCAAACGGCAACTTGCTCAAAATTGCCTTGTTGTCTTCGCGGAGCATTTTTACACGATTTGCAAATACCGCATCATTCGCTTCAAGCTCGCGAAGCTTATTCATTTCTTCTTCCGGCAAATCGCCAGTCAGGAATCGTTCTAATTTCCAATCGGGAATCATCACTGAACCTCCAGAGTTTTAACTTTGGCCTGTAACCCGCGCAAACGCTTGCGCACACCGCTTACCGAGAGCCCCACTTCACGGGCAGTCTCTTCGAGAGTCATACCATCGACAAAATGGAGGACTGCCATTGTGCGGCTAGATTCGGGTTCCTTCAAAAAGAGCTTTGCCAGCACATTTTTCGTTTCGTAATCGTCATGCTCGTCTTCGGCACAGGCGATGCTCAAAAGCAGGCTAGAAGAATCTACGTCAAGTCCACGACGGCGCTTATCGCGAATGCGGTTGAGGCAAAGTCTCGTTGCCGTATTCCACAAAAGGCTGCTCGGCGACTCCATATCCAGGCGTTCCGATGCAGAATAAATCCGCAAAAAAACGTCTTGCATGAGGTCGCTAGCTTCAGCATCATCGCGAAGGAGTTGCAGGCAGCGCCTATAGACCATAGGCGCGTACTTCTCGTAAATCTTTGCAAATCCTGCTTTTTTTAAGGTTTCTAGGCTTTTCACGTTTATGTAACACCGGAGGTATTCAAAAGTGTTACCTAAAAAATAAAAATTTTGAATTATTCTCTATAAATAAGAATTCGATCCCGGCACAAGGCCGGGATGACAATGCAATGCGGCCGGGATGACAGCGCTAAATCGTGTCTGAACTGCGCAAAGTTTGCATAGAACGGCGGAAAATTTCCTTGCCAGAGCCTATTTCAAAGAAATACTTGAAAATTCCAAGATCGACCTTGCTAAAAAAGCCCAAACGCTTCTCCGCAAAAACGCGGCCGCTCTCGTCAACGCTAAATTTAGCCTTGAACTGGTTCAAAGCCGACGGCGCAAGCATCACATAGTCGATTCCCTTCTTGAACCAATCCGGAGATTGATCGTAATCCGGCGCGATTCGCGTCACAGGTTTCATCGGGTGCTGCACGCCCTGCGTCTCACCATTGCCAATCGCAATCACGAGCTCTAGCTTTTCGCCATCGTCAATTTCAATCGTCGGAGTCTTCTTGAACGTAAGCCCAACCACGCAAGTATTGAGCCCAATCATCTGCGCCAAAAGCACGATATCCGCCGTCGCATACCCCACGCGTTCATCAAGTGAAGCTTCGCACCCCGCCACTGACTTTTGACCCGCAATCGCAATGTAATTTTTCACATTCCGAAACGAGCCGTAATGCGCCAAGCGACCGCTAAATGCCACATCGTCATTTAAAACAAGCTGCATGTGGAGCGCAAAATTTTCATTCAACCGACGAATCCGCGACTGCAATTCTTCGACTTGCTCCTTAGTCAAAGGCGTCGAAGCATACCTACGCACAGAATGTCGTGCTAAAACAGCCTCTTCAATAGTCATAAATTCTCCTTCTCAAAAGCTCCCAAGAATTACTATTCTAAACTACAATTTTACAGCTCAATTGTCTCGTCATCACTCTTGATAAAATCAATTAAGCGCTCCAACGTGAGGGCTGCCCCCATATTCCCCGCATCGGCAACACCTTCTACACGCAAGGAACACTCCCAGACAATCGCCACGCGATACCCCAAGAGCGAAAGTTCATGTTGCGTCTTAATGTCGCGCACTATGTTGCGGTCGAACTTGTCGTTCCAAAATGCAGAATTTGACTTCGGGCGACTCGTTAGCTTGCAACCATGCTGGTGCCAAAAACACCCGTTCACAAAAATCGCAACCCCATACTTTTGTACGAAAATATCCGGCGTCCCCGGCAAATCCCGACGGTGAAGCCGATAGCGGAACCCAGCCTCAAAGAGCGCCTTGCGCACAATCATCTCGGGCTTTGTATCCTCCGAATGGACCGCCTGCATCATCTGCGAGCGGGTCATCGGTTTGCGAGCCCTGCGCCTTTTTGCCGCCTTTTTCTTGGCACTCGATTTTTTTGAAACTTTATCCACTATCGTGTTCCCAATTACGTTAAAAAAGATAAATTTAATTGCAGAATAAAATCGCAAGTTATTATGATTTTTTAATTGCAGGCACAAAATGAAAGTTCAAGACCGCTTTTTAAAATACGTGAGCTTCACCACCACCTCCGACGAGAACAGCGAAAGTTGCCCGAGCACCAAGCAGCAACTCGAACTCGCCAAGTTCTTGACCGAGGAACTTGAACAGATTGGACTTTCACAAGTGAAGATGGACGAGAACGGCTACGTCTACGGGCTTCTACCCGCCACCGAAGGCCGCGAAAGCGACACGCCCATCGGATTCATCAGTCACATGGACACGTCACCGGATTTTTCGGGCGTAAACCCGAAACCGCAAATCATCGAAGATTACGATGGCGAAGATGTTCTGCTCAAAGGCTCGGGCGCCGTGCTCAAGGTCGAAGACTTCCCCACGCTCAAATGGCTCAAGGGCCGCACACTCATCACGACTGACGGCACAACGCTCCTCGGCGCCGACGACAAAGCAGGCATTGCCGAAATCGTGACCGCCATGGAAGAGCTCATCGAAATCGACCGCCACGCCGAAAGCCGCGGCTACGAGAATCTCTCAGGCCATGGAGACATCTGGGTCTGCTTCACGCCAGACGAAGAAATCGGACGCGGGGCCGACCGTCTGGACTTGAGCTATTTCACGGCTAAATACGCCTACACCGTCGACGGCGGTTACGAAGGCGATATCGCTTACGAGAACTTCAACGCCGCAAGTGCCACCTTCAAGATTCACGGCAAGGGCGTGCATCCCGGCGAAGCCAAGGGCATCATGAAAAACGCAAGCCTCATGGCCGCCGAAATTGCGATGGCGCTCCCCGAAAACGAAACACCCGCCACCACCGAAGGCCGCGAAGGGTTCTACCACCTGACCGACATGCAAGGCGACGTGACCGAAGCTACTCTCAACTACATCGTCCGCGACCACGACCAGACACGATTTGAAGAACGCCAGGAATTCCTGCGCGAAATCGCCAAAAAGTTTAACGAGAAATTCGGCGAAGGCTCTATCGAGCTCGAGCTCAAGCATTCCTACAGCAACATGCTGCAGATCATCGAAAAAACGCCCGAAGTCCTTGAACGCGCCCGCACAGCCATTGCCGCCGAAAACATCACGCCGGTAAGCGACCCCGTCCGCGGCGGCACCGACGGCGCCAAGCTCAGCTTTATGGGACTCCCCTGCCCGAATCTCGGCACCGGTGGCTACGGCTACCACGGTCCTTTCGAACACGTGACCGTCGAAGGCATGGAAACAGTCGTCCGCATCATCAAGAGAATCGCCACCAGCAGGGGTTAAAAGCCCCGAAATCATTCCAATTTGAAATAATTAGCCGTTTGAAATCCTTGTAATATTATTATAGATTTCCCCAATGGAGGGAAGAATGTTACAAGGTTTACTTTCTTTTGAACTATTGGGACTCTCGGGGAATGCGTGGTTTACAATTGCTGTAATCCTTGCCCTATTTGCATCCATGATGTTTTCAAAATTGCGCACCGACCTCATCTTTGTCGCCGCCATGTCCGCTTTATTCATAAGCGGAGTCCTTGATGTCAAGGGCGCATTTGGCGGTTTCTGCGCACCGTCCGTCCTCGTCATTGGCGTCCTTTTCGCAGTCATTGCAGGTCTCAATCAGACAGGCGTTTTAAACTGGATTGTCAAGCACCTCATGGGTGCGCCCAAAACTCTTACAGGCGCCATTACACGACTCATGCTCCCCGTAGCCCTCTTGAGTTCACTCCTCACCAACACAACCATCGTCGCCTTGTTCATCAACATCGTGAAGATTTGGTCCAAAAAGCTCGGCATTTCGCCGTCCAAGCTTTTGATCCCGCTCAGTTACGCATCTGGAATGGGTGGCATCTGCACCTTGATCGGAACTCCGCCAAACCTCATTATTTCAGGGCTCTACACCGATGCGACCGGCATCCATCTCGGGATTTTCACGACAACGATTTGCGGGCTATTCTGCCTTGCTGTTGGCATTTTGTCTGTCATCGCACTGCAGAAGCTCCTCCCCGAACGCAAGTCCCCGTTAAGCGGGCTCAGCGATGACGAAATGACACTCGAACTCTGCGTGCCCTCAAAGCATAACTTTATCGGCATGACTTTGCGAGAAATCTACGACAGCAATCCGCGCGGTTTCGAGAAAGACAAGAACGGCATTCTCGCCATCCGCCGTTTCGATAACGAAGTCGAAGTTGCTACCCCCGATTCCATCATCATGGGCGCAGACCACATCATCGTATCGGGCAAGGCGGAGCAACTCCAATGGATTTGCAACAACCTCAACTTGAAAAACGAGCATCTGGAAGGCGTCATTGAAAACGCAGCCGTCGGAAAAAAATTTGGAAAGAAAACCGTTATTTCCGCAGCAATCATGATTGCCATGGTGCTCCTTTCGGCATTTAACATAATGCCGTTACTTTCGTCTTGCTTACTCGCTGCCGCAGCCATGATCCTTTTCCGTTGCTGTTCAAGCACGCAAGCAATGAACGCCATCAACTGGGAAATCATCATCGTTTTTGCAGGAAGCATTTGCCTTGGCAAAGCGCTTGAAATCACCGGTGTCGCCTCAAAAATCGCAAACAGCATTTTGAGCGTGAGCGGAAGCAACCCCTACATTACACTTGCCATCATGTGCGTTGTCGCAACCTTCATCACCGAATTCATCAGCAACACGGCAGCCGCAGCATTGTTCTGCCCCATTGCATTGAGCGCCGCGAGCGCCCTTGGCGTGAATCAGCTCACATTCTGTATCGCACTCATGATTGCTGCAAGCAGTAGCTTTGCCACCCCGATTGGCTCCCCCACCCACATGCTCGTTTACGGCCCGGGCGGTTACCATTTTACAGATTTTGTCAAAATAGGCCTTCCAATGAATTTTATCATCCTAGCCGCAAATATATTTATAACAACTTTGATTTTTCCCTTTTAATAATATAAGTTAAAGTTATCAGTTTCATCAAAAAAGATTATACATTAAACATACGGAGGTTCATATGCATATTTCATTCATCATATTCAATATCTTTGTTCTCATTGTCATCGTCGTCGCTGCATACGCACTAGGGCGTAGAATCAGCAAGGAAACCAAGCAGAATGCGCCCGAAGCTTTGAACAACACGCCTTACGAAGACTGCGTCAAGGAAAACGAAGCCAAGTTCAAATACGGAACATTCACGGACGCCCGCGATGGCGAAACGTACCGCACCATTCAAATCGGAAACCAGGTCTGGATGGCAGAAAACCTGCGTTTCAAGACCGAAGGTAGCTACGCTCCGAACAACGAAGAATCGAACGTTGCAAAGTTCGGTCGTTTGTACACATGGACAAAGGCTCTTGACATTCCTGATGAATACGCTGAACAGTCTACGGCAAAAGACATCGAGATGCATAACAAAATCAAGGACAAGAACTACAAGGGCATTGCCCCAGAAGGTTGGCATATTCCGAGCAACAAGGAATGGGAACAGCTCCTCAGCAATCTTGACGCAAAGTCCGATGGTGGTGAGTTGCGCGGCAAATTCATGTGGAAGAACAAGGGCAAGGATACGTTCGGATTCTTTGCGCTCCCGGCGGGTTACCGCTTTGACAACGGCAACTTCTGCCATTTCAGCAGACGCGCCCGTTTCTGGAGCAAGGATGAATACGGCAAGGCTAACGCATTCCGCCTGAGCATTACCAACAATTCCGTTGATATCGAAGGCGTGTACAGATCCGACGCTCTCTCGATCCGCTGTGTGAAAAACGTGTAATTGACGGAGAAGCCTATACAAAAGTCCCTCGCGAGTATTCGCGAGGGCTTTTTGTGTTTTTGTAAGTGCGTTTCCGTTCCGAGAGGGGTGTTAGTTGGATGGGTCGTCACCGTGAATGTAGCTTACAAAAGCAAAGCGTTTGCTGTCGGGAGCCCAGGAATTGACATTGATAGTTCCTTGACCGCCGAAGAGTTTAAGAATCGTTTGCGGTGCAGACCAAGAATCTGCAGGGAGTGCGCAATTCGATTCTACGGGGAGTGCGCGGCGCATCAAGCGGAGTTCCACATTCTTGTTGGGGACATGTTCGCCCGGACGCACATCCGTTTCTGTGTACGCGACCATCACGACCTTTTGACGGTCCGGCGAAATATGCGGGAACCAGGTATTCCAATGCAAGTCATGCGTCATCTGCGTTTGTTCAGAGCCATCCGCCTTCATGCAGAATGCCTGCATGCGTCCAGAACGTTCGGAATTAAACCAAATATATTCGCCATTGCAATCATACTCGGGGCCATCATTCAACCCGAAAGCAGTCGTGAGGCGAGTTTCGTTACCGCCCGCTGCCGGGATTGTGTAAATGTCATACGAGCCGTTACGTTCCGCACAGTACGCAAGCGTTTTTCCGTCAGGCGTAATGCCATGCAAATAGCTTGGCGCAAGGGGCGTCACCAATCGCGGTTCGCGGCCATCAAAATAAATCTTGTAAATGCGGGAAAGGCCGTCTTCTTTGGTGTGGTGGCTCACGTAAACGCCGCTGCCATCTGGGTCAAGAACGTGGTCGTTATTGCAGTTGTCCACATAATGACTTTCGATTTCTGTCACCTTGTCTGTCGCAAGCGTGTACTTGAAAATGCGACCGTTGCTATTGTACGTGAGGAACGTTCCGTCAGCGCTCCAGTTCGGCGCTTCAATCACGCAGTCGAATTCCTTGAGAACTTTTGCTTCGCCCGTTTCGATATCAAACACTTGCAAAATAGACTTGTCGCCGTTACGATTCCATGTTTCACCTGGAGAAATTTCAAACGTGTAACTCACGCCAAACTGCTCGCGAATCTTGTCCATGAGCGTCATGAATTCCATCGTTTTGGCATGAGTCATTTCCGGGCGTTCCCAAATAATTTGTTTTGAGAGCGCGCAAGAAGCCGGGAGGTCGCAAATTTCGTGCCGGAATTGCGCGGGATTTTCAATCGCTTCCTTGCATGCAAGGACTTCGTATTCGTAACAGTTGCAAAGACGCGAAGGCTCAACGGTTTCAACAACATTTCCGGCATCATCAAGTAATTCCAGCTTCACCATGTCATTTAAATTTTGCACACGGATTTGCCCAGCCGTTCCGTAAATCACGCCCTCGTTATGCGTCGGCGAGACCATTGATGTCTTAAGATATGCTTTTTGGCCGTTTTCGTACGTGAGATTTATCCAGTCGCTCGCATCCACGCCCGTCTTGAACTTGACGCATCTGCAATTCATCGATGTAATTTCGTTGCGGACGAAATTGCCATCAGAAGTTTCGCGTGTGCCAAGGAACAAGTCCGCAAACGTAAGGCTGTAAATACCGATATCCAAGAGCGCACCGCCCGCAAGCGCCGGGTCATGCATACGGTCCCTATCGCTAAGTTTCATCGTGAAATCAGCTTCGACCGTTTCAACATTTCCAATGCGACCGTCGCGAATCCAGCTACGAATCGTCTCTAGCGCAGGCAAGAATCGCGTCCACATCGCTTCGCACAAAAAGACGCCCTTATCATGCGCGAGCGAAATCACTTCTGTCGCAAGTTTTGCATTCGCCGTAAAAGCCTTCTCAACCAAGATATTCCGGCCATGTTCAATACAAAGTTTTGCAAATACATGATGATGCGAATGCGGCGTCGCAATATAAATCAAATCGATTGCAAAATCCGCAACAAGTTCCTCGTAACTGCCATACGCTTTTTCAAAGCCATATTCCTTGGCAAAAGCAGTCGCCTTTTCCAAATCGCGGGATGCCACGGCGTAGCATTCCACGCCCATTCCCTGATTTTCCAAAGTCTTAACAGCGGCAGCCATCTTTGTCGCAATATGACCACACCCAAGAATCGCAAACTTCAAATTTTTCATACCATAAATATAAATCGCTCGCGCCCAAAACCGCCAAAAAATTTTGCACCCCCCTGTTTACCGCTGTAGCCGATACAAAGGGAACTAGCGACCTACCGCACAAGCGCCGCCCTCACCGCCAAGCACTCTAGAATTTGATATATTTCTCACCATGAAGCAGATTGAAACAGTTGCAGTTGTAGGTCTCGGGGCTGTCGGTGCCGTTGTGGCAGAACAACTCTTGAGCGTTCTCGGGAACAAGCTTTATTGCGTGATGGACGCCGAACGCAAGGCGCGATACCAAGCAAGCGGAATCGTCATCAACGGGAAAAAGGCGGACTTCAACTTTGTCACGCCGGACGAAGTCCCGGTCGTTGACCTTGTGATTTTTGCGACCAAGAATTTGCAATTCAACGAAGCGCTAGCAGAAGCGAAAAATGCAGTCGGACCGAACACAGCGTTACTTTCGCTTTTGAACGGAGTCCATTCCGAAACAGAAATCGAGCGCGTTTACGGTGCAGAAAAGACGTTGTACGGATTCATCGTCAATTTGCAGTCCATCAACAAGCACGGGAACATTGACTGCGCTGGCCGAGGCATCATCCTCTTTGGCGAAAAAGACAACCACCGTTCCGAACGTATCGAAGCCATCCACCAGCTTTTTGAAACAGCGCACATCGTCCACAAGATTCCAGAAAACATCCGCTTGGAAATGTGGAAAAAACTCTTGATGAACACGGTATTCAACTCGATCGGAGCCATTTGCCGTTCGACATTTGCGGGTTTCAACTTTCCAGTAATGCAATCGCTTGTGCGTAAAATCGGGAACGAAGTCATTCAGGTGGCGAACGCCGAAGGCTTTGCGCTTACAAACGACGACCTAGAAGAAAACTTGCGCCTCACATGCAACTACACGCCGCTCGGCAAGTGTTCCATGCTGCAGGATATCGAGGCCGGACGCAAAACGGAAAACGCGTATTTCTGCGGAACCATCACTAAGCTCGGGAAGGCTCACGGAATTCCGACGCCCTACTGCGAATTCTTAGGCGAACTCCTCGAAGGGACCGAGCTCGCGCGAAGTATCATTAAGGAATGCTAGACAAGATGGCGATCCCGGAATAAATCCGGGATGACTCTACAAAAGATGCTTTACGACTTCCACGTCAGCGGGGAGCCAGTTGACTGTGTTTAGATTTTCACGGTCAAGCCATTTGGCGTCTTCATGTTCCAGGAGTTTCGGCTTGCAGCCTGCAGCGAGCGAGCAATAAAAGCAATGCATCGTCAGGTGAAATTTCGGGTAATCGTATTCCACCGTGCAAATTTTTTCGCCAACATTCACTTCAATGGCGAGCTCTTCCTGAAGTTCGCGAACGAGCGCCTGTTCCGGAGTTTCACCCGGTTCCATCTTGCCGCCCGGAAATTCCCAGCCATCTTTTTGGTCGCCATACCCACGCTGCGTGGCAAAAATGCGCCCGCCATCCGTGATAACACCCGCGACAACTTCTATAGATTTCATGATGTAAAATGTAGAAATAACAAGATTTAGCGTCAAAAAATTGCCTAAAATCACAACAATTCTGCTTATAAGAATTTTTTTTAGCAAAAACTATTGACTTTTCAAATTAAATTTTATAAAATTTAATTGCGTAAAACAAAATAGTGTATATGGAGAAAAAATATGACAATCTACGACTTCACACTTACCGATGGTAAAGGCAACGAAATTCCACTCTCTAAATTCAAGGGCCAAGTCATGCTCATCGTGAACACGGCGACCGGCTGCGGTTTCACCCCACATTACAAGCCGATCGAAAAGATGTACACAGACTTCCACGACAAGGGCTTCGAAGTCATCGACATTCCATGCAACCAGTTCATGGGCCAGACCCCTGGCACAGACGACGAAATTCATGAATTCTGCACGCTCAAGTACGGCACCACGTTCCCGCAGATGAAAAAGTCTGACGTGAACGGACCCAACGAGCTCCCGCTTTACACCTACCTGAAATCCAAAATAGGCTTTGAAGGTTTCGGATTCGGCGTCAAGGCGGCAGCAATGGCCATGCTTCTGAAGAAGATCGACAAGGATTACAAGAATAATCCTGATATCAAGTGGAACTTCACAAAGTTCGTCATCGACCGCGCAGGCAACGTTGTCGCCCGTTTTGAACCCACTGCCAAAATGGAGGACGTACGTTCTTGCGTTGAAAAGCTACTTTAGGAGGTGCAATGATTTGTCCTCAACTAAAACTTGAAAATCAACTATGTTTTCCGTTGTATGCAGTATC
Coding sequences within it:
- a CDS encoding ketopantoate reductase family protein, which gives rise to MKQIETVAVVGLGAVGAVVAEQLLSVLGNKLYCVMDAERKARYQASGIVINGKKADFNFVTPDEVPVVDLVIFATKNLQFNEALAEAKNAVGPNTALLSLLNGVHSETEIERVYGAEKTLYGFIVNLQSINKHGNIDCAGRGIILFGEKDNHRSERIEAIHQLFETAHIVHKIPENIRLEMWKKLLMNTVFNSIGAICRSTFAGFNFPVMQSLVRKIGNEVIQVANAEGFALTNDDLEENLRLTCNYTPLGKCSMLQDIEAGRKTENAYFCGTITKLGKAHGIPTPYCEFLGELLEGTELARSIIKEC
- a CDS encoding SLC13 family permease translates to MLQGLLSFELLGLSGNAWFTIAVILALFASMMFSKLRTDLIFVAAMSALFISGVLDVKGAFGGFCAPSVLVIGVLFAVIAGLNQTGVLNWIVKHLMGAPKTLTGAITRLMLPVALLSSLLTNTTIVALFINIVKIWSKKLGISPSKLLIPLSYASGMGGICTLIGTPPNLIISGLYTDATGIHLGIFTTTICGLFCLAVGILSVIALQKLLPERKSPLSGLSDDEMTLELCVPSKHNFIGMTLREIYDSNPRGFEKDKNGILAIRRFDNEVEVATPDSIIMGADHIIVSGKAEQLQWICNNLNLKNEHLEGVIENAAVGKKFGKKTVISAAIMIAMVLLSAFNIMPLLSSCLLAAAAMILFRCCSSTQAMNAINWEIIIVFAGSICLGKALEITGVASKIANSILSVSGSNPYITLAIMCVVATFITEFISNTAAAALFCPIALSAASALGVNQLTFCIALMIAASSSFATPIGSPTHMLVYGPGGYHFTDFVKIGLPMNFIILAANIFITTLIFPF
- a CDS encoding RNA polymerase sigma factor, with the translated sequence MKSLETLKKAGFAKIYEKYAPMVYRRCLQLLRDDAEASDLMQDVFLRIYSASERLDMESPSSLLWNTATRLCLNRIRDKRRRGLDVDSSSLLLSIACAEDEHDDYETKNVLAKLFLKEPESSRTMAVLHFVDGMTLEETAREVGLSVSGVRKRLRGLQAKVKTLEVQ
- a CDS encoding caspase family protein; translated protein: MFMISNKAFGVLSGLSFAFLFVLLFLASNADAATESGRINRYVVAVSANNGGAGRPMLRYAESDARSFAKVLKEMGGVLPQNVILVKEPSVVALQKEFANLDAKILQDKASNGRDEVLVYYSGHADEKGLRLGEETYAWKDLRNRIDALSADVKIAVIDACGSGAITRVKGGKAVPAFMVDQSSDMKGYAFITSSTQDESSQESDKLKGSFFTHSLVSGLRGAGDLSSDGRVTLSEAYQFAFNETLQKTETTLGGAQHPSRDMNLAGTGDVVMTDLRATSAGLDLDESVGGRLYIRDADGELVAELNKKQGHAMSLGLPAGNYTVNLQQKTDYMGATVALVNGKREKISMGNFKSVMAEQTVFRGEIGGNRSCPGGDTIACSLDSLDHNGKFRTTFNFVDTDSDPRKGLQLGLFVARTKDYMLGTQVSLFANIAQKEMHGLQATTIVNVAKDHFEGAQLSSVANYAGSFDGAQVSSVVNIAKDKSSGAQIGIVNVAVDSLNGLQVSAGVNYAKVTDWQVTAGVNVAQTTKSQAVAGVNYATKSKVQVAAGVNASHVNEKVQIGVVNYATKEKGRQWGIVNICAHCEKSPVGLVNIVGNGVWSVTPYINEMGALGGSVHLGTAYFYTNIEWAAFFKKGHIFKEFEKFYEHGVGIGTQFGKYGSHWELEYTFFNVYDKFGVDEDDWKSGYHHRGRVGYVYQVFPGFGLSVGGSLNLTSEGYLNKLLLKPLGDYHDDVSCNSHKGRWWPGFYAGLTIGRF
- the pepT gene encoding peptidase T → MKVQDRFLKYVSFTTTSDENSESCPSTKQQLELAKFLTEELEQIGLSQVKMDENGYVYGLLPATEGRESDTPIGFISHMDTSPDFSGVNPKPQIIEDYDGEDVLLKGSGAVLKVEDFPTLKWLKGRTLITTDGTTLLGADDKAGIAEIVTAMEELIEIDRHAESRGYENLSGHGDIWVCFTPDEEIGRGADRLDLSYFTAKYAYTVDGGYEGDIAYENFNAASATFKIHGKGVHPGEAKGIMKNASLMAAEIAMALPENETPATTEGREGFYHLTDMQGDVTEATLNYIVRDHDQTRFEERQEFLREIAKKFNEKFGEGSIELELKHSYSNMLQIIEKTPEVLERARTAIAAENITPVSDPVRGGTDGAKLSFMGLPCPNLGTGGYGYHGPFEHVTVEGMETVVRIIKRIATSRG
- a CDS encoding very short patch repair endonuclease; this encodes MDKVSKKSSAKKKAAKRRRARKPMTRSQMMQAVHSEDTKPEMIVRKALFEAGFRYRLHRRDLPGTPDIFVQKYGVAIFVNGCFWHQHGCKLTSRPKSNSAFWNDKFDRNIVRDIKTQHELSLLGYRVAIVWECSLRVEGVADAGNMGAALTLERLIDFIKSDDETIEL
- a CDS encoding fibrobacter succinogenes major paralogous domain-containing protein, coding for MHISFIIFNIFVLIVIVVAAYALGRRISKETKQNAPEALNNTPYEDCVKENEAKFKYGTFTDARDGETYRTIQIGNQVWMAENLRFKTEGSYAPNNEESNVAKFGRLYTWTKALDIPDEYAEQSTAKDIEMHNKIKDKNYKGIAPEGWHIPSNKEWEQLLSNLDAKSDGGELRGKFMWKNKGKDTFGFFALPAGYRFDNGNFCHFSRRARFWSKDEYGKANAFRLSITNNSVDIEGVYRSDALSIRCVKNV
- a CDS encoding TolB family protein, giving the protein MSYTFEISPGETWNRNGDKSILQVFDIETGEAKVLKEFDCVIEAPNWSADGTFLTYNSNGRIFKYTLATDKVTEIESHYVDNCNNDHVLDPDGSGVYVSHHTKEDGLSRIYKIYFDGREPRLVTPLAPSYLHGITPDGKTLAYCAERNGSYDIYTIPAAGGNETRLTTAFGLNDGPEYDCNGEYIWFNSERSGRMQAFCMKADGSEQTQMTHDLHWNTWFPHISPDRQKVVMVAYTETDVRPGEHVPNKNVELRLMRRALPVESNCALPADSWSAPQTILKLFGGQGTINVNSWAPDSKRFAFVSYIHGDDPSN
- a CDS encoding nitroreductase family protein, translating into MTIEEAVLARHSVRRYASTPLTKEQVEELQSRIRRLNENFALHMQLVLNDDVAFSGRLAHYGSFRNVKNYIAIAGQKSVAGCEASLDERVGYATADIVLLAQMIGLNTCVVGLTFKKTPTIEIDDGEKLELVIAIGNGETQGVQHPMKPVTRIAPDYDQSPDWFKKGIDYVMLAPSALNQFKAKFSVDESGRVFAEKRLGFFSKVDLGIFKYFFEIGSGKEIFRRSMQTLRSSDTI